In the genome of Enterococcus sp. DIV2402, the window GTCTATGAATAAAATTTCAGTTTAAAATAGAAAGTAGGGATTACGATGGTTCAAGCACAAATTCAAGGATTGAAAAAACAATTTGGCAAAAACGAAATTTTAAAAGATGTGAGTATGACTATTCACCATGGAGAAGTCATTTGTATTATTGGTCCAAGTGGTTCTGGAAAGACAACCTTCTTGCGTTGCTTAAATTTATTAGAACGTCCAGATGCAGGAAGTTATGTTTTAGGATCTGAAAGTTATTTATTACATCGAATTGGAAGCAAGCAACGTCGCGAAATTGCGTTGAAAACGGCAATGGTTTTTCAATCGTATGAATTATTTCAACACATGACAGTTTTACAAAATGTGATGGAAGGACTAGTGACTCCTCGACATTATTCAAAAAAAGAAGCGCAAAAAATAGCATTAACCATGCTTGAAAAAGTTGGTTTGGTGGATAAAGCTGGTATGTACCCTATTCAGTTATCTGGAGGGCAACAACAACGGGTAGGAATTGCACGAGCAATGGCGTTGAGTCCAGAATTATTATTATTTGATGAACCAACTTCTGCTTTGGATCCAGAATTAGTAGGTGATGTCTTAAAGGTTATGCGTCAGTTGGCTGAGACGGGTCAAACGATGATTATTGTGACGCATGAAATGCAATTCGCTTATGAAGTAGCAGATAAGGTCATTTTTATGGCAGATGGTGTAGTTGTTGAAGCAGGAACGCCTGAAGAAGTTTTTCAACATTCAAAAGAAGAGCGAACGAAGAAATTTTTATCGCAAATTAACTTTAAAACAGCCTAAAGGAGATTAGCGATGGAATATTCTCAAGAAAAAGTCCGATTATGGACCAAAGATTTTATTTTGTTAATGCTGATTACCATGTTAGCAATGACCGCTATCACCACTCAGATGGGAACGTTACCGTTATTTGTATCTGAATTAGGAGGGTCAAGCGCTGTGTCAGGAGGAGTCGTCGGGATTTTAGGAATTTCCGCCTTGTTTGTCCGTTTTCCGATTGGCTTTCTCCTTGATAAATATGGTCGGCGCATCCTGCTAATCACAGGTTTATTTATTCTACTGATTGATTTTACACTTTTGAATTTTTTACAAACCTTACTTTCATTGTTCTTATTACGCTTAGTGCAAGGTGTTGGAAATAGTATCCAAGCGACTGCTTCAGCAACCATGACCGCTGATTTAATTCCTAAAGAGATATTGGCACGAGGACTGGGTTATTTTAGTATTGCTCAATCCGTACCTAGTGCGATTGGACCGCTGATTGGGTTGACAGTCGTTGAAAATTATGGATTTGATGCACTCTTTCGAATTGCGTTAGTTTTAACTGCACTAGCATTCTTTTTAAGTTTATTTGTCAGTGAAAGTCTAATGGTTACTGCTAAGAAAAAAAATGAGTTGGATGTTGGGCTATTGAAAAAGCCTGAAGTTGTTATTCCAAGCATCATTATGTTTTTGATTTTTTTAGCACAATCTGGAGTAGTTGCGTTTATCGCACAATTCGCCATAGAACGTCACATTTCTGGTGCGGGCTATTACTTTACAGTAATGTCTATTGTGACAGTTCTAGTGAGGCTTTGTTTTCCAGTATTACTAGAAAAAATAAATCAACAGTTTTTAATCATGGGTAGTATTTCGTTTGTAACGATAGCGTTTGCTCTGGTGGCATTTTCGAATGGTTTAGTGGAATTGTTGCTGTCAGCAATTTTATATGGAATCGGCTATGCAAATTTGATGCCGATAATGAATACGATTGTCTTACAAAGTGTTTCTGAGCAACAGCGAGGCAAAGCCACTGCTATTTTTTTATTGTCTTTAGATGTAGCTTATGGTGGTGGCGCAATGATTTGGGGTGTGGTAGCAACTTTTGTTGGGTTTTCAACTATGTATCTTTCATGTACACTATGTGGCATTTTAGCTGGCATTGTCTATTTATTTTGGCGAAATCGAATATAATATGTTATAAAATATAACATGATTAATAAACAACTGTTGCATCGAACTCTTTCTATCGTTAAAATAGAGTAACGATAGAAATTGGAGGGGATCACTATGGATATGCTAGACGTCAAAATACTTAATATTTTACAAAAAAATGCGCGTGTCACGGTAAAACAAATTGCCGAAGAGTGTTTTATTTCTTCTCCATCTGTTTCAACAAGATTACAAAACCTTGAAAATCAAGGGGTTATTAAATCTTATCAGACGATTGTTGACTATCAGAAATTAAACTTTTCGATTAAAGCGTATATTCAATGCGCCGTGAATGCAAAAATCAAATATGAGTTTTATCAGTACATTGAAGAGATTCCCAACGTAGTGGAATGTGACTGTATCACGGGTGATTTTTCAATGTTAATGAAAGTTTTTTTTCAAAACACGATTGAATTAGATGAATTTATTAATGAATTACAAACATTTGGTGATACAAAAACTAACATCGTTTTTTCGACCAACATCGGTCCACGAGGTGTAAAATTTGATACGGATGAATAACTACTTGCTGAAATTTCAGTAAGTAGTTTTTTTAGAAATCAATCATTTTAATGTTAGAAATAAAACATGTTATGATAGTAAGGCAAATTATACCTAAAGGAGAAAATGATTGAATGAGTTATGCATTAGAAATTAAAGCATTAAAAAAAGTATACGCATCTGGTGTGGAAGCGTTACGAGGAATTGATTTAACCGTTGAAGAAGGAGACTTCTATGCACTCTTAGGACCCAATGGCGCTGGGAAATCAACTACAATTGGTATTATCACCTCACTTGTCAATAAAACATCTGGTCAAGTGAAAATCTTTGATTATGATTTAGATACAGCGTTAGTTCGTGCGAAACAACAAATTGGTTTAGTACCACAAGAGTTTAATTTTAATCCCTTTGAAACAGTCCAACAAATTGTTGTGAACCAAGCAGGATATTATGGTGTGCCACGTAAAGAAGCGTTTAAACGTAGTGAAAAATATTTGAAACAATCTGATTTGTGGGAAAAGCGCAATGAACGTGCTGGAATGTTGTCAGGAGGGATGAAACGTCGTTTGATGATTGCTCGGGCAATGATGCACGAACCGAAATTATTGATTTTAGATGAACCAACTGCAGGTGTCGATATTGAATTACGTCGTGAAATGTGGCGTTTTTTAAGAGAATTAAATGAAAAAGGCACGACTATTATTTTGACGACGCATTATCTAGAAGAAGCAGAGATGTTATGTCGAAACATCGGCATTATTCAATCCGGACGTTTAATTGAAAATACAAGCATGAAATCTTTGTTATCAAAATTACAGTTTGAAACATTTTTATTTGATTTAGCACCATTCGACAAAGCCCCAGAGATTGTCGGCTATAATAGTTCATTTGAAGATGATACAACACTTGCAGTAGAAGTTGAACGTAATCAAGGAATCAATGAGTTATTTGAACAATTAACCAGCCAAGGAATTAAAGTCTTATCGATGCGCAATAAATCCAATCGTTTGGAAGAATTATTCCTAAAAATTACTGAAGAAAATCAACAAATGGGGGAGAAACATGTTTAGTCTTTATTTTACAGCTTTAAAAAGTCTCGCAGTTAAGGAGACACATCGCTATATGCGAATTTGGATACAAACGTTAGTACCACCAGTTATAACAACATCTCTTTATTTTGTTATTTTTGGCAATTTAATTGGTGGACGAATTGGTGATATGGCAGGATTTACTTATATGGAATTTATTGTACCGGGATTAATCATGATGTCTGTGATTACCAGTTCTTATTCTAATGTTGCTTCTTCATTTTTCTCACAGAAGTTTCAAAAAAATATTGAAGAGTTATTGGTTGCGCCGGTACCAACACATGTCATTATCTGGGGATTTGTGATCGGTGGCTTAGGAAGAAGTGTTTTGGTGGGCGCATTAGTGACATTAATTTCTTTATTTTTTGTACCGTTGCATGTTTACTCATGGGGAATTGTTGTGGTGACTCTTTTAATGACAGGAACCTTATTCTCATTAGCAGGCCTATTGAATGGGATTTTTGCGAAATCCTTTGATGATGTTTCGATTGTACCAACCTTTGTGTTGCAACCATTGACTTATCTAGGTGGCGTATTTTATGCCATTTCTATGTTACCACCAATTTGGCAAACAATTTCTAAAATCAACCCGATTGTTTATATGATTTCTGGATTCCGTTACGGATTTTTAGGAACAATCGATGTCCCGTTAGTTTTTTCGATGACTATTTTAGTGTTGTTCATTATTGTTTTGTATGGCGCTTGTTGGTATTTAATTGAGCGTGGACGTGGATTAAGAAGTTAATGAATTAAATGTTGTTTATTTTAATTTGGCGTAATTAGATGCATTACGCCAAATTAATGATATAAAAAATGAATTAAAAGTTATTGTTGAAAGCGCAATACTTTTGTGGTAAGATTTAAACAAATATTGACCATCTTGGTTTGGACTGTTACTGATTCGATCAGGCATGACCAATTTTTCAGTTTTTTTGTGCTGGAATATTGGTCATTTTTTGCGTATTGTGAGAAAAATGGAAGGTGTT includes:
- a CDS encoding amino acid ABC transporter ATP-binding protein, producing the protein MVQAQIQGLKKQFGKNEILKDVSMTIHHGEVICIIGPSGSGKTTFLRCLNLLERPDAGSYVLGSESYLLHRIGSKQRREIALKTAMVFQSYELFQHMTVLQNVMEGLVTPRHYSKKEAQKIALTMLEKVGLVDKAGMYPIQLSGGQQQRVGIARAMALSPELLLFDEPTSALDPELVGDVLKVMRQLAETGQTMIIVTHEMQFAYEVADKVIFMADGVVVEAGTPEEVFQHSKEERTKKFLSQINFKTA
- a CDS encoding ABC transporter ATP-binding protein, encoding MSYALEIKALKKVYASGVEALRGIDLTVEEGDFYALLGPNGAGKSTTIGIITSLVNKTSGQVKIFDYDLDTALVRAKQQIGLVPQEFNFNPFETVQQIVVNQAGYYGVPRKEAFKRSEKYLKQSDLWEKRNERAGMLSGGMKRRLMIARAMMHEPKLLILDEPTAGVDIELRREMWRFLRELNEKGTTIILTTHYLEEAEMLCRNIGIIQSGRLIENTSMKSLLSKLQFETFLFDLAPFDKAPEIVGYNSSFEDDTTLAVEVERNQGINELFEQLTSQGIKVLSMRNKSNRLEELFLKITEENQQMGEKHV
- a CDS encoding Lrp/AsnC family transcriptional regulator, with the protein product MDMLDVKILNILQKNARVTVKQIAEECFISSPSVSTRLQNLENQGVIKSYQTIVDYQKLNFSIKAYIQCAVNAKIKYEFYQYIEEIPNVVECDCITGDFSMLMKVFFQNTIELDEFINELQTFGDTKTNIVFSTNIGPRGVKFDTDE
- a CDS encoding ABC transporter permease, which produces MFSLYFTALKSLAVKETHRYMRIWIQTLVPPVITTSLYFVIFGNLIGGRIGDMAGFTYMEFIVPGLIMMSVITSSYSNVASSFFSQKFQKNIEELLVAPVPTHVIIWGFVIGGLGRSVLVGALVTLISLFFVPLHVYSWGIVVVTLLMTGTLFSLAGLLNGIFAKSFDDVSIVPTFVLQPLTYLGGVFYAISMLPPIWQTISKINPIVYMISGFRYGFLGTIDVPLVFSMTILVLFIIVLYGACWYLIERGRGLRS
- a CDS encoding MFS transporter; amino-acid sequence: MEYSQEKVRLWTKDFILLMLITMLAMTAITTQMGTLPLFVSELGGSSAVSGGVVGILGISALFVRFPIGFLLDKYGRRILLITGLFILLIDFTLLNFLQTLLSLFLLRLVQGVGNSIQATASATMTADLIPKEILARGLGYFSIAQSVPSAIGPLIGLTVVENYGFDALFRIALVLTALAFFLSLFVSESLMVTAKKKNELDVGLLKKPEVVIPSIIMFLIFLAQSGVVAFIAQFAIERHISGAGYYFTVMSIVTVLVRLCFPVLLEKINQQFLIMGSISFVTIAFALVAFSNGLVELLLSAILYGIGYANLMPIMNTIVLQSVSEQQRGKATAIFLLSLDVAYGGGAMIWGVVATFVGFSTMYLSCTLCGILAGIVYLFWRNRI